A single window of Sparus aurata chromosome 12, fSpaAur1.1, whole genome shotgun sequence DNA harbors:
- the gas1b gene encoding growth arrest-specific protein 1b produces the protein MASRAILMERAAVLISSVLILIIGLCVGSPNHSRRLVCWKAILKCHGEPECHYAYDQYLYACASVINGGRKKCPSHCISSLIQLNLTQSGPALEDCDCAADPVCRGTKRAIEPCLPRTRTMGCTEARRQCEADVPCSSAMKDYLYHCRKLFGGERCSDGCLKVIANMRSIPKAQQLDTCVCDGLERNICEFVKVSMKTLCSDPSDGFAGSGFSDAEDDGDDDPSGPVDYPYVESSSDSKPGQTVLNVLTTILVLTRLI, from the coding sequence ATGGCAAGCCGTGCCATATTGATGGAGCGGGCGGCGGTTCTGATAAGCAGTGTGTTGATCCTAATCATCGGCTTATGCGTCGGATCTCCTAACCACAGTCGTCGGCTGGTCTGCTGGAAAGCCATCCTGAAGTGCCACGGAGAGCCGGAGTGCCATTACGCGTACGACCAGTACCTTTACGCCTGCGCTTCTGTCATCAATGGGGGTCGTAAGAAGTGTCCCAGCCACTGCATATCCTCTCTCATTCAGCTCAACCTAACCCAAAGCGGCCCGGCTCTGGAGGACTGCGACTGCGCCGCGGACCCGGTGTGCAGGGGCACCAAACGAGCCATCGAGCCGTGCCTGCCGCGGACCCGCACCATGGGCTGCACCGAGGCCCGGCGGCAGTGCGAGGCGGACGTGCCCTGCAGCTCTGCCATGAAGGATTACTTGTACCACTGCAGGAAACTTTTCGGAGGGGAGAGGTGCTCGGACGGGTGCCTCAAGGTGATAGCCAACATGCGCTCCATCCCGAAAGCGCAACAGCTGGACACGTGTGTGTGCGACGGCTTGGAGAGGAACATTTGCGAGTTTGTGAAAGTCAGCATGAAGACCCTCTGCTCCGATCCCAGCGATGGGTTCGCGGGAAGCGGCTTCTCGGACGCCGAGGACGACGGTGATGACGACCCCAGCGGGCCGGTGGATTATCCGTACGTGGAGAGCTCGAGTGACTCCAAACCTGGTCAGACTGTGCTGAATGTCCTGACCACCATTTTGGTTTTAACCAGATTAatctga
- the fbp1b gene encoding fructose-1,6-bisphosphatase 1b, with translation MSDRGAFDTNVVTLTRFVLEEGRRAHGTGELTNLLNSICTAVKAISTAVRKAGIANLYGIAGSTNVTGDQVKKLDVLSNDLVINMLKSSFSSCVLVSEEDEKALIVEPDKQGKYIVCFDPLDGSSNIDCLVSIGTIFAIYKKTTDGEPCEKDALQPGRNIVAAGYALYGSATMMVLSTGQGVNCFMLDPAIGEFILVDRDVRIKKKGKIYSLNEGYAQHFYPDVTEYLQKKKYPEDGSAPYGSRYVGSMVADVHRTLVYGGIFLYPANVKSPKGKLRLLYECNPMAYIMEQAGGMATTGSMNVLDIQPTSIHERVPVVLGSPDDVQEYLAICKKHKK, from the exons ATGTCTGACAGAGGAGCCTTCGATACCAACGTGGTGACCCTCACCAGGTTCGTCCTGGAGGAGGGCAGGAGGGCCCACGGAACAGGTGAGCTGACCAACCTGCTCAACTCCATCTGCACAGCCGTGAAAGCCATCTCGACAGCTGTCAGGAAGGCTGGGATCGCTAACCT ATATGGCATTGCTGGAAGCACCAACGTGACAGGGGACCAGGTGAAGAAACTGGACGTCCTGTCCAACGACCTGGTCATCAACATGCTGAAGTCCTCGTTCTCCTCCTGCGTGCTGGTGTcggaggaggatgagaaggcCCTCATCGTGGAACCAGACAAGCAG GGAAAATACATTGTGTGCTTCGATCCACTGGACGGTTCCTCGAACATCGACTGCCTCGTCTCCATTGGAACTATTTTTGCCATCTACAAAAAG ACCACAGATGGTGAGCCGTGTGAGAAGGATGCTCTGCAGCCTGGAAGAAACATCGTGGCAGCTGGTTACGCTCTGTACGGCAGTGCCACCATGATGGTCCTCTCCACCGGCCAGGGAGTCAACTGCTTCATGCTCGACCCC gcGATCGGTGAGTTCATCTTGGTGGACCGAGATGTGAGGATAAAGAAGAAGGGAAAGATCTACAGTTTGAACGAGGGATATGCGCAGCATTTTTATCCAGACGTGACAGAATACCTACAAAAGAAGAAATACCCAGAG GATGGTTCTGCTCCATATGGCAGCAGATACGTCGGGTCAATGGTGGCCGATGTTCACCGTACTTTGGTGTACGGAGGAATCTTTTTATACCCCGCTAACGTCAAGAGTCCTAAGGGCAAG CTGAGACTGTTGTATGAATGCAACCCCATGGCCTACATCATGGAGCAGGCAGGAGGCATGGCCACCACGGGATCCATGAACGTCCTGGACATCCAGCCCACCAGCATCCACGAGCGAGTCCCCGTCGTCCTGGGATCGCCCGATGACGTGCAGGAGTATCTTGCCATCtgtaaaaagcataaaaaatga